One window of Siniperca chuatsi isolate FFG_IHB_CAS linkage group LG19, ASM2008510v1, whole genome shotgun sequence genomic DNA carries:
- the tmem108 gene encoding transmembrane protein 108 produces MKTSLQVLRCQLLSVLAFLALPVGLVSSAQELYLSQTSQDSVSMAAAHSSPLSTPKPPPLHWHQEGSSSGEWSSKGGTQPPSNIILPAVALHPLALLHTTQTSSLAHDDPTIHDTKTVTLNTVSTESHVNQPLEPSSDIVNQGHIRIPQVRNPVTVSTNQAISSSSKSPSTAVPNIDVETTARGAPNPLALMSSSGSDRGDTLTEHHIKPQKLSVEEPTNPSWQFVPDLEHSSLTSLSSSSMDTDPTLGLKLREYALGASELTAHHAITLREVHGVNEPPTAQLGIDPKEGSVTPVGSPPENLASTMSTPALFTEPSFNTQNSTIIPNNHTAPNETTTEEGRGQVVQGNGTDNAPLGPWIGNVTAYGGLVSNSSSVEEASAQGNSSELPSTASRNFLNRQVPATTQDPWTPGNSSGPTVDSPLSRMTICLSRMDIVWIVLAISVPVSSCSVLLTVCCMRRKKKSSSQENNLSYWNNAITMDYFSRHAVELPREIHTLESEEHDTCLPPNGDYSGSSVVLVNPFCQETLFINRDKASAI; encoded by the exons gTGTTCTAGCATTCCTAGCACTGCCAGTAGGACTGGTGTCATCAGCACAGGAGCTGTACCTCAGCCAGACATCCCAGGACTCTGTCTCCATGGCAGCCGCCCACAGCAGTCCCCTGTCTACCCCCAAACCTCCCCCCCTGCACTGGCATCAGGAAGGCTCCAGTAGCGGAGAATGGTCATCTAAAGGAGGTACTCAACCTCCCTCAAACATCATCCTCCCTGCAGTCGCCCTCCATCCTTTGGCCTTGCTTCACACAACCCAAACTTCCAGCCTGGCTCATGACGACCCCACCATTCACGACACAAAGACTGTCACCCTAAACACTGTGAGCACTGAAAGTCATGTGAATCAACCCCTGGAGCCAAGCTCTGATATTGTAAACCAAGGCCACATCAGGATACCTCAAGTCCGTAACCCAGTTACTGTCAGCACTAACCAGGccatcagcagcagctctaAATCTCCCAGCACAGCGGTCCCAAATATAGATGTGGAAACTACTGCCAGAGGGGCTCCAAACCCCCTGGCTCTTATGTCCAGCTCTGGATCAGACAGAGGAGATACACTCACTGAACACCACATAAAGCCTCAGAAGTTGAGTGTGGAAGAACCCACCAACCCCAGCtggcagtttgttccagatcTTGAGCACTCCTCCCTGACCTCCCTTTCCTCTTCATCAATGGATACTGACCCCACACTAGGCCTGAAACTCAGGGAGTATGCTCTGGGTGCCTCAGAACTGACCGCACACCACGCCATCACCCTGAGGGAGGTGCATGGAGTGAACGAGCCCCCCACTGCTCAACTGGGGATAGACCCCAAGGAAGGGTCTGTCACTCCAGTCGGGAGCCCACCAGAGAATCTAGCTTCCACCATGTCCACTCCAGCCCTGTTCACTGAGCCCAGCTTCAACACACAGAATTCAACAATCATCCCAAACAACCACACTGCACCCAACGAGACCACCACTGAGGAGGGTCGTGGTCAGGTTGTTCAAGGTAACGGCACAGACAATGCCCCTCTGGGACCCTGGATAGGGAATGTAACTGCATATGGAGGGCTGGTCTCTAACAGCAGCTCAGTCGAGGAGGCGTCTGCTCAGGGGAACAGCTCAGAGCTCCCTTCCACAGCTAGTAGGAACTTCCTGAACAGGCAGGTGCCTGCCACTACCCAGGACCCCTGGACACCTGGCAACAGCTCAGGCCCCACCGTTGACTCCCCGCTGTCCCGCATGACCATCTGCTTGAGCAGGATGGACATTGTGTGGATCGTGCTGGCCATCAGTGTGCCTGTGTCCTCGTGTT CTGTGCTTTTGACGGTGTGCTGCATGCGGAGGAAGAAGAAGTCGTCAAGTCAGGAGAACAACCTCAGCTACTGGAACAACGCCATCACCATGGACTACTTCAGCAGACATGCTGTGGAGCTGCCCAGAGAGATACACACTCTGGAGAGTGAG